From Bdellovibrio sp. KM01:
TTGAAGTTCGTTTTGAGCAGCACCCAATTGGCCCTTGGCTTCACCCAACTGACCTTGAAGACCACGGGCTTCGCCTTCTTTCTGGGCCAGCAAACCTTTAGTTTTATTAAGATCGCTTTGTGTTTGACCCAATTGGGCGTTGGCTTGCTGTAACTGAGCATTGTATTGAGCGTTCGCATTGCTCAAGCGAGCAATGTGGGAATTCGCATCAGCCTTTGCCTGCGCCATTTGTTTTTCAAATTTTGCTTTGTTCAATTTGTTGGCTTTGTATGCCCACTTCAACTCGGCAACACGCTTTTGCAATTTGTCTTCTGTCGCAGCAATTTGCTGCTCACCCTGAGCAATCAACTGTTTCTTTTGTGCGATGTCTTTGTTCAAATCCGTGATTTGATTTTCTTGATCGTCGATGGTGACGTCTTGATCTTTGATCAGGTCATCACGATTGATGATTTTTGCTTTGGCCATTTTATTGGCATTCATCACGTTACGAACCATCTGTTGATACTTATTAAGTGCTTTGGCTTTTTTATCGTTTTCCAAAGCTTGCTGCACCAACTTGTCTTTTTCAGACTTAGCGTCCTCTTGAAGAAGCGTCAGCTTATCCATCAGTTCTTGGTATTCCTGCGCTTCGTCCTTCGGCGCCTGGTTTGCCAAATAGTCGTTCTTCACCGACTCATACATATTGAGTTGATGCTGAAGCTCTTCGACTTGCATCGTAAGCTTTTGATTTTCGATTTGTCCTCTAAGAGCGTCTGTTCCGGTTCTTAAACTTGCTACCACATATAGAAGTAGAAAGATCGTACTAAGTCCTAAGAATAAGTCTGAATACGATGTCCAGAAGCTATCCTCAGAATGGCCACCCTTGTGTTTTTCATAATTAAACGACATAACAAACACACCCCACTGCACCTAAAAGCTTAGCAGGGACTAAATCCGAGTGGGTGTATCATTTATAGAAATCCCGACCTTTATTGAGTTAAAAACGTCAATTTGTATTCCACCAACTGAGTCTAGGACACTAATGTTCGAAAATTTGTTTAATGTTTATTCACGTTAGTCTAGGAGACATGAGACTGCCAACAGTTCATTCGTTTCAACAGTTTATGCGCGTTTCCTTAAACATTTTCTCACAGGTGTAAGTTTCTGGAGCGGATTTGTATTTTACAAGTGCACTGATGTGTATCACTTATCACTATTTATTATGTGTCTTTTTCTCTCTGTAAGGGCAATGTCTGCAACCGGAGTTACAGCAATGACCGCGCTTGATGTGATTCAGCTCAGTGAAGACTTGATAGCCCGTTTTAGGATCGATATAAAAAAGTTTTCCCTCTGAACAAGCCTGTTCATGAAGTCTGTCAATTTCTTGTTGTTCTTTTGATTCACTCACAAAGGATTAAACTTTTTGAGTCAGGTCAGCGAGTTTGACTTTGCCAAGATATGACATCGAATTATTCTCAAGGCCCGTCATCACATCGCACATGATTTTTTTCATCGCGCAGGAAACTGCACATTGCTTAAGTGGTTCTTTATCTGGTGTGTTCAGCAAAGGTTTCCCTGATACCGCCATATAGATATCTTTAAGAGTGATATCTTTGCGCTGTTGATTCAAACGCACTCCACCCGCTTTGCCCTTAAAGCTTTCGACCAAACCGGCTTCAACAAGTTTTGCGAGCAAACGACGAATGACCGTGGGATTTGTACGAATGCTTGATGCTAATACATCAGAGGTCATTAGCTCACCTTGGTGGTAGCTAAGAACCGTCATGATATGAACTGAAACAGAAAATCTTTGATCAAGCATGGGACTATTATAGCCTATGGCGCACAATTAAACAACGAGAAGCATTTTTAGCCTCCAAAACATCCCTATTTTCAATCATTTGAGGAATAATCAGTTTAAATGTGCGTTTTACTGTTGCAATTAAAAGAGAACAGGTTCATATTGTGCTTGTATCGGTTACATTTAAAAGGAGTCCGAGAAATGGCAAATAATCAAATCCAAGAAGCTCTCGAGTGGCGTTATGCGGTTAAAAAGTTCGATCCGGCTAAAAAGATTTCTGATAAGGACTTCAGTACTTTGTTGGAATCTTTAAAGCTCGCCCCGTCTTCTTATGGAGTGCAACCTTGGAAATTCCTGGTAATTGAAAACCCTAAGATCCGTGAAGAGTTAAAACCTGTTTCATGGGGACAAACGCAGATCACAGATGCCAGCCATCAAATCGTCTTCCTATATAAAGACGTGATGGATGAAGCTTTTGTACAAAAATACCTGGAACGCATTGCTGAAGTTCGCGGTGCGAGCCTGGAGTCTCTGCAGGGTTTTAAAGACATGTTAATTAATAATCTGGTGAAAGCCCCGGAGGAAAAAATCAGAGTTTGGTCTCAACGCCAAGCCTATATCGCCATGGGTTTTTTACTGGAAACTGCAGCCCTTCTGAAAATTGATGCCACTCCGATGGAAGGCTTCAGTGCTTCAGACTATGACCGCATCTTGAAACTCGAGGGCACCGGATGGAAATCCGTAGCCACCGTAACATTGGGATACCGTCACTCTGAGGATTCATTTCAAAATCTTAAAAAGGTCCGCTTTGCTGACGAAGCACTGATTGAATACGTAAAGTAGACCTCTCCCGAAAGCTCGCTCCATTCCTCCGGACCGAGCTTTTTCTTTTTATATTTTTGTTTTTTTGGGCCTGAACTCTATTAACCGTGGGGAGCGGGCCTAAGACATGCAAAGCTCCATACGGAATCGGACACCGTGTGGGGCTTTGTCTGTTTTGAAATGACTGACTTTAGAAGTAATAGACGTCGAAAGGGATTTGGCCTTTTT
This genomic window contains:
- a CDS encoding microtubule-binding protein: MSFNYEKHKGGHSEDSFWTSYSDLFLGLSTIFLLLYVVASLRTGTDALRGQIENQKLTMQVEELQHQLNMYESVKNDYLANQAPKDEAQEYQELMDKLTLLQEDAKSEKDKLVQQALENDKKAKALNKYQQMVRNVMNANKMAKAKIINRDDLIKDQDVTIDDQENQITDLNKDIAQKKQLIAQGEQQIAATEDKLQKRVAELKWAYKANKLNKAKFEKQMAQAKADANSHIARLSNANAQYNAQLQQANAQLGQTQSDLNKTKGLLAQKEGEARGLQGQLGEAKGQLGAAQNELQNTKGALAQTSGQLAAAQGELGQAKGQLGHLQGQVGNLKGELGNLKGKLGETEGQLAQARAEIEARKSVANEISKGFAKAGIKAEIDGQTGDVVLDFGQQYFDNDSDRLKREMKGVIEKAMPIYSRSLFGNPKISDKVSAVEIVGFASPTYQGRFIDPKSNNPADKEALKYNMDLSYRRAKSIFNYMLDDQNVKFDHQKQLMSLMKVSGRSFLEVMKVQNRGVATAAEFCKQNDCKKAQRVIIRFSMDQKK
- a CDS encoding DUF5522 domain-containing protein; this encodes MSESKEQQEIDRLHEQACSEGKLFYIDPKTGYQVFTELNHIKRGHCCNSGCRHCPYREKKTHNK
- a CDS encoding Rrf2 family transcriptional regulator — translated: MLDQRFSVSVHIMTVLSYHQGELMTSDVLASSIRTNPTVIRRLLAKLVEAGLVESFKGKAGGVRLNQQRKDITLKDIYMAVSGKPLLNTPDKEPLKQCAVSCAMKKIMCDVMTGLENNSMSYLGKVKLADLTQKV
- a CDS encoding NAD(P)H-dependent oxidoreductase is translated as MANNQIQEALEWRYAVKKFDPAKKISDKDFSTLLESLKLAPSSYGVQPWKFLVIENPKIREELKPVSWGQTQITDASHQIVFLYKDVMDEAFVQKYLERIAEVRGASLESLQGFKDMLINNLVKAPEEKIRVWSQRQAYIAMGFLLETAALLKIDATPMEGFSASDYDRILKLEGTGWKSVATVTLGYRHSEDSFQNLKKVRFADEALIEYVK